From Actinomyces slackii, a single genomic window includes:
- a CDS encoding glycoside hydrolase family protein has translation MRSEIFFRPAPHWVGDVIPFSDGKRLSLYYLYERRTQPKPGTPWALTTTTDLVHYEDRGIVLPSGGPQAEDHNAYTGSIVQDDEGLHHLFYTASNPERLAADGRPLQLVSHATSLDGEHWDKHPEDTFGAPAGYDPADWRDPFVYRLPGEDQWSMILAARHAQGADRRRGVVARLTSHDLRRWRVEAPLWDPRRFVTQECPEVFRIGQWWYLVYSEFTDRFVTRYRMSRSPHGPWTAPAHDTLDGRGFYAAKSADLHGRRLFFGWIASRSGASDDGPWLWAGTMACLEASQNEDGSLSMSIPTEVLEAYGAPVAATSPTAAVGSREAYGATVLTDVLPDDVAVGVDLSWEPGTRETGLLIRTDAEGETGYIVRLEPVHNRLVLDRWPRRTAGAEQWHLAGDIPHVIELERPIDLSAGRAHIDLIMSHELLQCCVDTRVCLSTSVYDHPSGRLGLFSLDGATTLAGLSIRTRT, from the coding sequence ATGAGATCCGAGATCTTCTTCCGCCCGGCGCCCCACTGGGTGGGGGACGTCATCCCCTTCAGTGACGGAAAGCGCCTTTCCCTCTACTACCTCTACGAGCGCCGCACCCAGCCCAAGCCCGGCACGCCCTGGGCCCTGACCACCACCACGGACCTGGTCCATTACGAGGACCGCGGCATCGTCCTGCCCAGCGGGGGGCCGCAGGCGGAGGACCACAACGCCTACACCGGCAGCATCGTCCAGGACGACGAGGGCCTCCACCACCTCTTCTACACCGCGAGCAACCCCGAGCGCCTGGCCGCCGACGGGCGTCCCCTCCAGCTGGTCTCCCACGCGACGAGCCTCGACGGCGAGCACTGGGACAAGCACCCTGAGGACACCTTCGGCGCTCCGGCCGGCTACGACCCCGCCGACTGGCGCGACCCCTTCGTCTACCGCCTGCCCGGCGAGGACCAGTGGTCGATGATCCTCGCGGCCCGCCATGCGCAGGGGGCCGACCGGCGTCGAGGCGTGGTGGCCAGGCTCACGAGCCATGACCTGCGCCGCTGGAGGGTGGAGGCGCCCCTGTGGGACCCGAGGCGCTTCGTGACCCAGGAGTGCCCGGAGGTCTTCCGCATCGGCCAGTGGTGGTACCTCGTCTACTCCGAGTTCACCGACCGCTTCGTCACTCGCTACCGGATGTCCCGCAGCCCCCACGGCCCCTGGACCGCCCCTGCCCATGACACCCTCGATGGTCGTGGCTTCTACGCCGCCAAGTCCGCCGATCTCCACGGGCGCCGCCTCTTCTTCGGATGGATCGCCTCGCGCAGCGGTGCCAGCGATGACGGCCCCTGGCTCTGGGCGGGCACGATGGCCTGCCTGGAGGCGAGCCAGAACGAGGATGGCAGCCTCTCAATGAGCATCCCCACCGAGGTCCTGGAGGCCTACGGCGCACCGGTGGCCGCGACGTCGCCAACCGCTGCGGTGGGCTCCCGGGAGGCCTACGGCGCCACGGTCCTCACCGACGTCCTGCCCGACGACGTCGCGGTCGGTGTGGACCTGTCCTGGGAGCCCGGCACCAGGGAGACGGGCCTCCTGATCAGGACGGATGCCGAGGGGGAGACCGGCTACATCGTGCGCCTGGAGCCCGTGCACAACCGCCTCGTCCTGGACCGCTGGCCCAGGAGGACCGCCGGCGCCGAGCAATGGCATCTCGCCGGGGACATCCCGCACGTCATCGAGCTGGAGCGCCCGATCGACCTGAGCGCGGGCCGCGCTCACATCGACCTCATCATGAGCCACGAGCTCCTCCAATGCTGCGTGGACACAAGGGTCTGTCTGTCCACATCGGTCTACGACCACCCCAGCGGCCGGCTCGGCCTGTTCAGCCTGGACGGGGCGACCACCCTGGCCGGCCTGAGCATCCGCACTCGCACCTGA
- a CDS encoding carbohydrate ABC transporter permease, with the protein MSATATPRRSAALRKEARMAWLMSSPALLLLALFMGVPILLTFVLSFTNARLISPDPPSFVGLGNFTRAFAHDPTFLRSLGNTAFFAAVVVPCQSGLALALAVLVNQKVRGVTAFRTMIFMPVVTSMVVVSILWSFFYEENGLFNSMLNTLTGGGWTAIAWLNNPGSAMPAIIVLSIWQAVGLHMVIWLAGLQMIDPALYEAASLDGVNAWQEFRYITWPGLHSTMVFILVTITIAALGLFVQVDVMTSGGPQDATSTLVYHAVRKGYREQDMGYGSAISLIFFILVLTISLIQRRLTKED; encoded by the coding sequence ATGTCCGCCACCGCTACCCCGCGGCGCTCGGCCGCGCTGCGCAAGGAGGCCAGGATGGCATGGCTCATGTCATCCCCGGCCCTCCTTCTCCTGGCGCTCTTCATGGGCGTCCCGATCCTGCTCACCTTCGTGCTGAGCTTCACCAACGCCAGGCTCATCTCGCCCGATCCCCCCAGCTTCGTGGGGCTGGGCAACTTCACTCGGGCCTTCGCCCACGACCCCACCTTCCTGCGCTCCCTGGGCAACACCGCATTCTTCGCCGCGGTTGTGGTGCCCTGCCAGTCCGGCCTCGCCCTGGCGCTTGCGGTGCTGGTCAACCAGAAGGTCAGGGGAGTGACCGCCTTCAGGACCATGATCTTCATGCCCGTGGTCACCTCCATGGTCGTGGTCTCCATCCTGTGGAGCTTCTTCTACGAGGAGAACGGCCTGTTCAACTCCATGCTCAACACGCTCACCGGCGGTGGGTGGACGGCGATCGCCTGGCTCAACAACCCGGGCTCGGCGATGCCCGCCATCATCGTGCTGTCCATCTGGCAGGCGGTGGGCCTGCACATGGTCATCTGGCTCGCCGGCCTGCAGATGATCGATCCGGCGCTCTACGAGGCGGCCTCCCTCGATGGGGTCAATGCCTGGCAGGAGTTCCGCTACATCACCTGGCCGGGCCTTCACTCCACGATGGTCTTCATCCTGGTGACCATCACCATCGCCGCCCTGGGGCTGTTCGTGCAGGTCGATGTCATGACCTCCGGCGGGCCCCAGGACGCGACCTCCACACTCGTCTACCACGCCGTGCGCAAGGGCTATCGGGAGCAGGACATGGGGTACGGCTCGGCGATCTCGCTGATCTTCTTCATCCTGGTGCTGACCATCTCCCTCATCCAGCGCCGGCTGACCAAGGAGGACTGA
- a CDS encoding NUDIX domain-containing protein has product MNQQSPTHQQPPISDQRQDREVISCERVWSGPIFAVDAEQVALTPGSRPLARQTVAHHDAVSVVALREGQDSSQPDGAAEILMVRQYRHPVRASLWEIPAGLLDLPGEEPVIAAQRELAEETDYTAARWDVLVEFFASPGFTTEGVRVFLARDLRPLPLEQRTVRQAEEAEFVPTWWRFDDVVAAVMAGRLHNPSTVAGVLAADHARRHDWHGLRPTDGDWLTSPRSL; this is encoded by the coding sequence ATGAACCAGCAGTCGCCCACCCACCAGCAGCCCCCGATCAGCGACCAGCGCCAGGATCGCGAGGTCATCTCCTGCGAGCGGGTCTGGTCCGGGCCCATCTTCGCCGTCGACGCCGAGCAGGTCGCGCTGACCCCCGGAAGCCGGCCTCTGGCCCGCCAGACAGTGGCCCACCATGACGCCGTCAGCGTCGTCGCCCTGCGCGAGGGGCAGGACTCCTCCCAGCCCGACGGCGCAGCCGAGATCCTCATGGTCCGCCAGTACCGTCACCCGGTGCGCGCCAGCCTGTGGGAGATCCCGGCCGGCCTGCTGGACCTGCCCGGCGAAGAGCCGGTCATCGCCGCCCAGCGCGAGCTCGCCGAGGAGACCGACTACACGGCCGCCCGCTGGGATGTCCTGGTGGAGTTCTTCGCCTCCCCGGGATTCACCACTGAGGGCGTGCGCGTCTTCCTCGCACGGGATCTGCGGCCCCTTCCGCTCGAGCAGCGCACCGTGCGGCAGGCCGAGGAGGCCGAGTTCGTGCCCACGTGGTGGCGATTCGATGACGTGGTCGCTGCCGTCATGGCCGGTCGCCTCCACAACCCCTCCACGGTGGCGGGCGTGCTGGCAGCCGACCACGCGCGTCGCCATGACTGGCACGGCCTGCGCCCCACCGACGGGGACTGGCTCACCAGTCCGCGCAGCCTGTAA
- a CDS encoding glycoside hydrolase family protein: protein MALSLADHWVWDHWIADDGEQYHLFFLRASRALHDPDRRHWRAGLGHAVSDDARTWRLMPDALVHSDGPAFDDQAIWTGSTIIKPDGSLRVFYTGISRAEGGMVQRIGWADSDDGTVFHRTCSSPLEADPRWYKKAGEDAPDEHWRDPFVFAHEGRWHMLITAQATGVERKRSGVIGHAVSDDLETWEVLEPLTQPGGFGQLEVAQSRCIEGRHLLVFSCGQDMQAEPGPGGVWLAEGDSPLGPWDVASARYVRLEHLYAGQLLRLRQGQWVFTGFDDGIGQTPFVGSVPDPIPWERIELMSR from the coding sequence GTGGCACTGTCACTGGCCGACCACTGGGTGTGGGACCACTGGATCGCCGACGACGGCGAGCAGTACCACCTGTTCTTCCTGCGCGCCTCCCGGGCCCTGCATGATCCTGACCGTCGGCACTGGCGCGCCGGCCTCGGGCATGCGGTCTCCGATGACGCGCGCACCTGGCGTCTGATGCCCGACGCCCTGGTCCACTCCGACGGCCCGGCCTTCGACGACCAGGCGATCTGGACCGGCTCGACGATCATCAAGCCCGACGGCTCCCTGCGGGTCTTCTACACCGGCATCTCCCGGGCCGAGGGCGGGATGGTCCAGCGCATCGGCTGGGCGGACAGCGATGACGGCACCGTCTTCCACCGCACCTGCTCCTCGCCCCTGGAGGCGGATCCGCGCTGGTACAAGAAGGCGGGCGAGGACGCGCCCGACGAGCACTGGCGCGATCCCTTCGTCTTCGCCCATGAGGGGAGATGGCACATGCTCATCACCGCTCAGGCCACCGGCGTGGAGCGCAAGCGCTCCGGCGTCATCGGGCACGCGGTCTCCGACGACCTGGAGACCTGGGAGGTGCTGGAGCCCTTGACCCAGCCGGGAGGCTTCGGTCAGCTCGAGGTCGCCCAGTCCCGCTGCATCGAGGGCCGTCACCTGCTGGTGTTCTCCTGCGGGCAGGACATGCAGGCCGAGCCCGGTCCCGGGGGCGTGTGGCTCGCCGAGGGGGACAGCCCTCTGGGCCCCTGGGATGTCGCCTCGGCGCGCTACGTGCGTCTCGAGCACCTCTACGCCGGCCAGCTCCTCCGGCTCAGGCAGGGCCAGTGGGTCTTCACCGGATTCGACGACGGAATCGGCCAGACGCCCTTCGTGGGCTCCGTGCCCGATCCGATTCCCTGGGAGCGGATCGAGCTGATGAGCCGCTGA
- a CDS encoding CTP synthase, with translation MNHAPARSHRNQPTVPRHIFVTGGVVSSLGKGLTASSVGRLLRARGLSVVMQKLDPYINVDPGTMNPFQHGEVFVTQDGAETDLDIGHYERFLDVDLSGKANATTGQIYSTVIAKERRGEYLGETVQVIPHITDEIKRVMRSQAEPDDDGRVPDVIITEIGGTVGDIESQPFLEAARQVRADLGRDNVAFVHVSLIPYLPAAGELKTKPTQHSVASLRSIGIQPDALVLRTDRPLPEGVKDKVALMCDVDQDAVVECRDADSIYEVPPTLHREGLDACLVQRLGLTFRDVDWTQWNGLLERVRSPRHHLEVALVGKYVDLHDAYLSVSEAISHGAFANHARAELRWVASDACQSPEGAERALAGVDAVVVPGGFGVRGIEGKLGALRWARENRVPTLGLCLGLQCMVIEIARNLLGLTEASSTEMDPQTPDPVVTTMDSQRDIVSGGGQMGGTMRLGSYDAVLAPGSLAARAYGATEISERHRHRFEVNNDYRQALESAGLRICGTSPDGELVEFIELDHDLHPYYIATQAHPEFTSRPTRPHPLFAALIRAALDARDDGGQSPGAAAH, from the coding sequence GTGAACCACGCACCCGCTCGAAGCCACAGGAACCAGCCCACCGTCCCCCGTCACATCTTCGTCACCGGGGGAGTGGTCTCCTCGTTGGGCAAGGGCCTGACCGCCTCCAGCGTTGGGCGCCTCCTGCGCGCCCGAGGGCTGAGCGTGGTCATGCAGAAGCTCGATCCCTACATCAATGTCGATCCCGGCACCATGAACCCCTTCCAGCACGGGGAGGTCTTCGTCACCCAGGACGGGGCCGAGACCGACCTCGACATCGGCCACTACGAGCGCTTCCTCGATGTCGATCTCTCCGGCAAGGCCAATGCCACCACCGGCCAGATCTACTCCACCGTCATCGCCAAGGAGCGGCGCGGGGAGTACCTGGGGGAGACGGTCCAGGTCATCCCGCACATCACCGATGAGATCAAGCGGGTCATGCGCTCTCAGGCCGAGCCCGACGACGACGGCCGGGTCCCCGATGTCATCATCACCGAGATCGGCGGCACCGTGGGCGACATCGAGTCCCAGCCCTTCCTGGAGGCCGCGCGCCAGGTGCGCGCCGACCTGGGGCGCGACAACGTGGCCTTCGTCCACGTCTCCCTCATCCCGTACCTGCCGGCGGCCGGGGAGCTCAAGACCAAGCCCACCCAGCACTCCGTGGCCTCCCTGCGCAGCATCGGGATCCAGCCCGACGCCCTCGTCCTGCGCACCGACCGCCCCCTGCCCGAGGGCGTCAAGGACAAGGTCGCGCTCATGTGCGACGTCGACCAGGACGCCGTGGTGGAGTGCAGGGACGCGGACTCCATCTACGAGGTCCCGCCCACCCTGCACCGCGAGGGCCTGGACGCCTGCCTCGTCCAGCGCCTGGGCCTGACCTTCCGGGACGTGGACTGGACCCAGTGGAACGGCCTGCTTGAGCGCGTGCGCTCACCGCGCCATCATCTGGAGGTGGCGCTGGTGGGCAAGTACGTGGACCTCCACGACGCCTACTTGTCGGTCTCCGAGGCGATCAGCCACGGCGCCTTCGCCAATCACGCCCGCGCCGAGCTGCGCTGGGTGGCCTCCGATGCCTGCCAGAGCCCCGAGGGCGCCGAGCGGGCCCTGGCGGGCGTGGACGCCGTCGTCGTCCCCGGGGGCTTCGGCGTGCGCGGCATCGAGGGCAAGCTCGGGGCGCTGCGCTGGGCGCGGGAGAACCGGGTTCCCACCCTGGGGCTGTGCCTGGGTCTGCAGTGCATGGTCATCGAGATCGCGCGCAACCTCCTGGGCCTGACCGAGGCCTCCTCCACCGAGATGGATCCCCAGACCCCCGACCCCGTGGTCACCACCATGGACTCCCAGCGCGACATCGTCTCGGGCGGGGGCCAGATGGGCGGCACCATGCGCCTGGGCTCCTATGACGCCGTCCTGGCCCCCGGGTCCCTGGCCGCCCGGGCCTATGGGGCCACCGAGATCAGTGAGCGCCACCGGCACCGCTTCGAGGTCAACAACGACTACCGCCAGGCTCTGGAATCCGCCGGCCTGCGCATCTGCGGCACCTCTCCCGACGGCGAGCTGGTGGAGTTCATCGAGTTGGACCACGACCTCCACCCCTACTACATCGCCACCCAGGCCCACCCGGAGTTCACCTCCCGGCCCACCCGGCCCCACCCGTTGTTCGCCGCCCTCATCCGCGCCGCCCTGGACGCCCGGGACGACGGCGGCCAGAGCCCCGGGGCCGCGGCGCACTAG
- a CDS encoding carbohydrate ABC transporter permease → MTTISSELPDLESAVDKALDTPGIGRAASKRRKKTLTYVGLVAASSVAVFPLLFMMFSSLKPDSQIFSDLGTIRAFLPIGDLSLDNYVGVFQRVPAARFLMNSVIVTVGIVGCGLVVNSMIGFAISRMRWKGKNVILSLVLATLMVPFETIAVPLVFWVAKLPHVSWVQDGFLLDQSLLNTYSVQILPFIANALAIFLFAQHFSDIPKEIDEAARVDGAGWWTIYRKIAVPLSGPTFATVAIITMLPAWNSYLWPLMVVQEEELRPVSVGMQYFFQLNPVWGEIMAYGTLITLPVLMIFVAFQRSFVASLAGTAVKG, encoded by the coding sequence ATGACCACCATCTCCTCAGAGCTGCCCGACCTGGAGTCGGCGGTGGACAAGGCGCTCGACACCCCTGGCATCGGGCGGGCGGCCTCCAAGCGGCGCAAGAAGACGCTGACCTACGTCGGCCTGGTCGCGGCATCCTCGGTGGCCGTCTTCCCGCTGCTGTTCATGATGTTCTCCTCCCTGAAGCCCGATTCCCAGATCTTCTCCGACCTGGGCACCATCAGGGCGTTCCTGCCGATCGGGGATCTGAGCCTGGACAACTACGTGGGCGTGTTCCAGCGCGTGCCGGCGGCCCGGTTCCTCATGAACTCGGTGATCGTGACGGTCGGCATCGTGGGCTGCGGCCTGGTGGTCAACTCCATGATCGGGTTCGCCATCTCCCGCATGCGGTGGAAGGGCAAGAACGTCATCCTGTCACTGGTGCTGGCCACCCTCATGGTCCCCTTCGAGACCATCGCGGTTCCCCTGGTGTTCTGGGTGGCCAAGCTGCCGCATGTCTCCTGGGTCCAGGACGGATTCCTGCTGGACCAGAGCCTGCTCAACACCTATTCGGTCCAGATCCTGCCCTTCATCGCCAATGCGCTGGCCATCTTCCTGTTCGCCCAGCACTTCTCCGACATCCCCAAGGAGATCGATGAGGCGGCGCGCGTGGACGGTGCGGGCTGGTGGACGATCTACCGCAAGATCGCCGTCCCCCTGTCGGGGCCGACCTTCGCCACGGTCGCTATCATCACGATGCTGCCGGCCTGGAACTCCTATCTGTGGCCGCTCATGGTGGTTCAGGAGGAGGAACTGCGCCCGGTGAGCGTGGGCATGCAGTACTTCTTCCAGCTCAACCCCGTCTGGGGGGAGATCATGGCCTACGGCACGCTCATCACACTTCCCGTGCTCATGATCTTCGTGGCCTTCCAGCGCTCCTTCGTGGCCTCGCTGGCCGGCACCGCGGTCAAGGGGTGA
- a CDS encoding glycosyltransferase family 4 protein: MTTATHPEAGPAGSARRRILQVAGSAAGGVRAHLADCARILAGQGHDVIVQAPAAVLEGLDVGAARAEALEIGPLPSPTDAMTVARLRRLGRRADALHAHGLRAGALAALALGRRRPGRARLVVTLHNLTVGGRAARALGRWLEGIVARRADLVLAVSPDLAERARSRGAAAVELAIIPAPEAGAAQDSSVSSIPPADHDEAWGQGLRILTVARLAPQKGIDLLLEAASILSRRVGVGEMPAFTWAVAGEGPVRVQAQDRIAADGLPIRLLGQRQDAPGLMAASDIVVQTSLWEGQPLTIQEALRSGAAIVATDVGGTALTARGGAVLVPAEAPALAEAIAELLTDDRARAQASGRASRACQSLPTSADLAAQLRRAMSA, encoded by the coding sequence ATGACGACGGCGACTCACCCCGAGGCGGGGCCTGCGGGAAGCGCCCGCAGGCGCATTCTCCAGGTCGCGGGATCGGCCGCGGGAGGGGTGCGCGCCCACCTGGCCGACTGCGCCCGGATCCTTGCCGGGCAGGGCCATGATGTCATCGTCCAGGCACCGGCCGCGGTGCTGGAGGGACTGGACGTGGGAGCCGCGCGCGCCGAGGCCCTGGAGATCGGCCCGCTGCCCAGCCCCACCGATGCCATGACCGTGGCCCGACTGCGGCGCCTGGGACGACGAGCCGATGCGCTTCACGCCCATGGGCTGCGCGCAGGCGCCCTGGCCGCCCTGGCCCTGGGACGGCGCCGTCCGGGTCGTGCACGGCTCGTTGTCACGCTGCACAACCTCACCGTGGGGGGCAGGGCCGCACGCGCCCTGGGGCGATGGCTGGAGGGGATCGTGGCCAGGCGCGCCGACCTCGTTCTGGCTGTCAGCCCCGACCTGGCCGAGCGCGCCCGATCCCGGGGAGCCGCGGCTGTGGAGCTGGCCATCATCCCTGCCCCCGAGGCCGGGGCCGCTCAGGACTCCTCCGTCTCCTCCATCCCGCCCGCGGACCACGATGAGGCCTGGGGGCAGGGCCTGCGGATCCTGACCGTGGCCCGCCTGGCCCCCCAGAAGGGCATCGACCTCCTGCTGGAGGCCGCTTCCATCCTGTCGCGCAGGGTCGGCGTGGGCGAGATGCCGGCCTTCACCTGGGCGGTGGCGGGGGAGGGGCCGGTGCGAGTCCAGGCCCAGGACCGCATCGCCGCGGACGGCCTGCCCATCAGGCTCCTGGGACAACGGCAGGATGCGCCGGGGCTCATGGCCGCCAGCGACATCGTGGTCCAGACCAGTCTGTGGGAGGGGCAGCCGCTGACCATCCAGGAGGCGCTGCGCTCCGGGGCGGCCATCGTGGCCACCGACGTCGGCGGGACGGCACTGACCGCCAGGGGAGGCGCCGTGCTCGTGCCCGCTGAGGCGCCCGCCCTGGCCGAGGCGATCGCCGAGCTGCTGACTGATGACCGGGCCCGTGCCCAGGCCTCCGGGCGAGCCAGCCGTGCCTGCCAGAGCCTGCCGACCAGCGCCGATCTGGCCGCCCAGTTGCGCCGGGCGATGAGCGCCTGA
- a CDS encoding ABC transporter substrate-binding protein, with product MLINRRSFIGAGALAASATALAACSSQQGASSGGITLWTHNGGNTEELAVVNKAVEAFNAANPKTTVTVKSFPQASYNDAIASAAAAGDLPDILDLDGPIMPNWAWAGYLAPLTISKDLEGSIIDSAKGYWNDTLYSVGPYDTSLCFLGRKSALDAAGARIPTIDKPWTKDEFDALLKKLAELPDYSYAIDMGVWDTAEWWPYAYAPMLQSFGGDLINRDDFSTAEGFLNSAEAVAWGTWFRSLFADGLASETPATDGQDFLQSKVPMVYTGGWKVLQAQEAFGAEEVVILPPVDFGKGAHVGGGSWQWGVSATSKNPEAANKFIEFLMQDDYLVEYSNAIGTYPSVDSAISGTKNYGEGKPLEPVHQIGKAFALLRPATPGYKVISSIFDKAAHDIVSGADVKKTLDQAVKDIDADIASNNGYKAK from the coding sequence ATGCTCATCAACCGCCGCAGCTTCATCGGGGCTGGCGCCCTGGCCGCGTCCGCTACGGCTCTGGCCGCCTGCTCCTCCCAGCAGGGAGCCTCCTCCGGGGGCATCACCCTGTGGACCCACAACGGGGGCAACACCGAGGAGCTCGCCGTGGTCAACAAGGCCGTGGAGGCCTTCAACGCCGCCAACCCCAAGACCACGGTCACCGTCAAGTCCTTCCCGCAGGCCTCCTACAACGACGCCATCGCCTCGGCTGCGGCCGCGGGGGACCTGCCCGACATCCTCGACCTGGACGGACCGATCATGCCCAACTGGGCCTGGGCCGGGTACCTGGCGCCCCTGACCATCTCCAAGGACCTCGAGGGCTCCATCATCGACTCGGCCAAGGGCTACTGGAACGACACCCTGTACTCCGTGGGCCCCTACGACACCTCCCTGTGCTTCCTGGGCCGCAAGTCCGCGCTGGATGCCGCGGGAGCGCGGATCCCCACCATCGACAAGCCCTGGACCAAGGACGAGTTCGACGCCCTGCTCAAGAAGCTGGCCGAGCTGCCCGACTACAGCTACGCCATCGACATGGGCGTGTGGGACACCGCGGAGTGGTGGCCCTACGCCTACGCCCCCATGCTCCAGTCCTTCGGCGGGGACCTCATCAACCGGGATGACTTCTCCACCGCGGAGGGCTTCCTCAACAGTGCCGAGGCCGTGGCCTGGGGGACCTGGTTCCGCAGCCTCTTCGCCGACGGACTGGCCTCGGAGACCCCCGCCACCGACGGGCAGGACTTCCTGCAGTCCAAGGTCCCCATGGTCTACACCGGTGGCTGGAAGGTTCTCCAGGCCCAGGAGGCCTTCGGGGCGGAGGAGGTCGTCATCCTCCCGCCGGTGGACTTCGGCAAGGGCGCGCACGTGGGCGGCGGCTCCTGGCAGTGGGGCGTGTCGGCGACCTCCAAGAACCCCGAGGCCGCCAACAAGTTCATCGAGTTCCTCATGCAGGACGACTACCTCGTGGAGTACTCCAACGCCATCGGCACCTACCCCTCGGTGGACTCGGCCATCTCCGGGACCAAGAACTACGGGGAGGGCAAGCCCCTGGAGCCGGTCCACCAGATCGGCAAGGCCTTCGCCCTGCTGCGCCCGGCGACGCCGGGGTACAAGGTCATCTCCTCCATCTTCGACAAGGCCGCCCACGACATCGTCTCGGGCGCCGATGTCAAGAAGACCCTGGACCAGGCGGTCAAGGACATCGACGCCGACATCGCCTCCAACAACGGCTACAAGGCCAAGTGA
- a CDS encoding LacI family DNA-binding transcriptional regulator produces MVTLADVADLAGVSTATVSLVLSGKATGRVGAQASQRVRDAAEELGYVRDALAGGLRSQRTRTLGVISEQVLSTPYAVAMIEAIVSASRELGWSVLLTEGGADREQTRQVLRELQSRRVDAIVYAAMYHQEVEVDPCLESVAVLNGFADRPGVAGVVPDERLAARRAVEHLLELGHRRIGHITYDQDSTIAVGLRLQGYREALEEAGLDYREELVVRGASDPAGSEACAHALLSRPDPPSAVFCFNDGMAAGAYRAAARLGLSIPADLSVIGFDDLKLISTNLAPALTTMRLPHYEMAAWLTRAVIGKETEGRTVLVPCELIARDSTAPPP; encoded by the coding sequence ATGGTCACCCTGGCTGATGTCGCCGATCTTGCCGGAGTCTCCACGGCCACCGTCTCCCTGGTCCTGTCCGGCAAGGCCACCGGCCGCGTGGGCGCCCAGGCCTCCCAGCGCGTGCGCGATGCCGCCGAGGAGCTCGGCTACGTGCGTGACGCCCTGGCCGGCGGCCTGCGATCCCAGCGCACCCGCACACTCGGCGTCATCTCCGAGCAGGTCCTGTCCACCCCCTACGCGGTGGCCATGATCGAGGCGATCGTCTCGGCGAGTCGCGAGCTGGGCTGGTCAGTGCTCCTGACCGAGGGGGGCGCGGACCGCGAGCAGACGCGCCAGGTGCTGCGCGAGCTCCAGTCCCGCAGGGTCGATGCCATCGTCTACGCGGCCATGTACCACCAGGAGGTCGAGGTCGATCCCTGCCTGGAGTCCGTGGCCGTGCTCAATGGCTTCGCCGATAGGCCGGGCGTGGCCGGCGTCGTGCCCGACGAGCGCCTGGCGGCCCGCCGGGCCGTGGAGCATCTGCTGGAGCTGGGCCACCGCAGGATCGGACACATCACCTATGACCAGGACTCCACCATCGCCGTCGGGCTGCGGCTCCAGGGATACCGGGAGGCGCTGGAGGAGGCGGGGCTGGACTACCGGGAGGAGCTGGTGGTGCGCGGGGCCAGCGACCCCGCGGGCTCCGAGGCCTGCGCTCACGCCCTGCTCAGCCGGCCCGATCCTCCCAGCGCCGTGTTCTGCTTCAACGACGGCATGGCGGCCGGCGCCTACCGGGCCGCCGCCCGCCTGGGCCTGTCCATTCCAGCGGACCTGTCCGTCATCGGCTTCGATGACCTCAAGCTCATCTCCACCAACCTCGCCCCCGCGCTGACCACGATGCGCCTGCCCCATTACGAGATGGCGGCATGGCTCACCCGGGCGGTGATCGGCAAGGAGACCGAGGGGCGCACGGTGCTCGTCCCCTGCGAGCTCATCGCCCGAGACTCCACCGCACCGCCACCCTGA